GCATTTCCTACAGCAATAATTTCACTTTGAAGAATTCCCAGCTTATCAGCCAAATATTTCAAACTTGCTGCTTTATCAATTCCCTGCTGTGCTGCTTCTAAGAAAAAAGGTTTCGACATCGAAACACTTAAATGTGGCATCGCTTCTATTAAATCATTTTCGACTGTTTTTAAATAGGAAGGTTTTTCAAGTAAAATACATTTTACCGCAGGTCGGTCTACATACTCTTTAAAGCTTGTCACTTTACGATGTGTCATTCCTGTAATTTCTTTTTCGACTTCAATGTATTCAGAATCTGTCTCACTTATAATTTCATCATTTAAATAAGTGATAATATCCGTTTTCATTTTAACGCTGTAATCGTATAAAGCATGAATTTGCTCTACAGTAAGCTTTTGTTCAAACAAAACCAAATCGTCTTTTACACGGCTTATTATAGCGCCATTAAACGAGATAATATACGAATCGTTTAAATCTAATTCCAATTCCTTAGCATAAGCCGTCATAGCAATTGTAGGTCGGCCAGAAGCCAAAACCACATACACTCCTTTTGCCTGTGCTTCCAGGATAACTTTTTTGTTTAAGGCTGAAATTCTATGATCGTCTGTCAACAAGGTATCATCCATGTCGAGCACTAACATTTTGTATTGCATATTTTTTTAGTTTCCAGTATTCAGTATTTAGTATTCAGTCGTAGTTTCGAATTACAGCATAAAACTGTGACTAAATGCTGAACACTGAATACTATTTAAAGACTCATTCTAAATTCTTCAATAACCGGATTCGCTTTTGCAAAATCAGTTTCTTGAATAAAAACCTCAACAGCCAAATCTGTTTGTCCAAAACCTCCTAAACGAGCCGATTGAATATTATCTTTTTTTACGGTTTCTACACCCGCTTCTTCTAATCTTTCTTGTAAAGCAATTGCTAATATTTCACTGCCCGAAAACACCTTCATTAATCCCATGATATTTATTTTATTCTAATATTATTTTTAATTGTTTTTGAAAATCTTCATTTTCGTTTACACCAATATGCTCCTGACTTTTCAATGGATAAAAATAAGCATTTGATTTTAAAAGCTTTTTCAATCTAATCGAATTTTCACAAGGAATTAACTGATCATCCGTTCCATGAAAAATATAAATTGGCGTTTTGATTTTAGGCAGATATTCATTGGTCTCTAAACTAAATTTCTTCATGAAATCAGGAAAGAGTGGCACTCTTGAACTTGATAATTCTAAAAAATTATAATACGGAGCTTGAAGAATCAGTGCTTTTGCTTTATTTTCGGAGGCTAATTTTGCAGCGAAACCCGAGCCTATGGAATATCCTGCAATTATAATTTTATCTTCAGAATATCTTTTTAGAATAGATTTATATACGATAGCTATATCTTTCGTTAATTGTTCTTCATTTTCAATTTCGCCTTCACTTTTTCCGAAACTTCTGTAGTCTAAAATAAAAATATCATAACCCAGTGATGTATAAATTTTAGCTATTTTACCCCAAGTTTCTAATGTTCCAGCATTTCCATGAAGATAAAAAACTAAGCCTTTTGAATTTTCAGTTTTGAATAACAATCCATTCAAAACAGCTCCATCAAATGATTTGATATTGATTTCTTCAAATTTATTCTGATAATCAAACTTATAATCTTTTGGCAATCTTGATGCATGAAAAACTAAACCGACTTGATTGAAATAAACATAAGAAATTATTAAAAGATAAATAAGAATAAAAAAGCATAACAGTACAATTATTAAAAATTTAAATGTTTTTAAAATTTCCATTTTTTACTTTATCGTTTTATAATTATTGTCTTCATTTTATAAAAAAATAAAAGCATTAAAATCCAGTTATTCTGTTTTTACCACTCCTGCATAAGTTGCAACCCAAATTGAACCATTTCTGTCTTTTGTAATCTTCTCACAATGAATGCTAGGAACATTTGAATTTTGATTTGTATAGGTTTCCCATTTTTTTGTCTTCAAATCATAATTTAAAATACCAACTCCATTTAGCGTTAACCATAACACTTGTTCAGTTTCGTCTAGATAA
This portion of the Flavobacterium panacagri genome encodes:
- a CDS encoding Cof-type HAD-IIB family hydrolase gives rise to the protein MQYKMLVLDMDDTLLTDDHRISALNKKVILEAQAKGVYVVLASGRPTIAMTAYAKELELDLNDSYIISFNGAIISRVKDDLVLFEQKLTVEQIHALYDYSVKMKTDIITYLNDEIISETDSEYIEVEKEITGMTHRKVTSFKEYVDRPAVKCILLEKPSYLKTVENDLIEAMPHLSVSMSKPFFLEAAQQGIDKAASLKYLADKLGILQSEIIAVGNAGNDLTMIEYAGLGVWVDNVTPELRDKADLIVASNNNDGVAEVVQRYILN
- a CDS encoding putative signal transducing protein, producing MGLMKVFSGSEILAIALQERLEEAGVETVKKDNIQSARLGGFGQTDLAVEVFIQETDFAKANPVIEEFRMSL
- a CDS encoding alpha/beta hydrolase → MEILKTFKFLIIVLLCFFILIYLLIISYVYFNQVGLVFHASRLPKDYKFDYQNKFEEINIKSFDGAVLNGLLFKTENSKGLVFYLHGNAGTLETWGKIAKIYTSLGYDIFILDYRSFGKSEGEIENEEQLTKDIAIVYKSILKRYSEDKIIIAGYSIGSGFAAKLASENKAKALILQAPYYNFLELSSSRVPLFPDFMKKFSLETNEYLPKIKTPIYIFHGTDDQLIPCENSIRLKKLLKSNAYFYPLKSQEHIGVNENEDFQKQLKIILE